The following nucleotide sequence is from Alkalihalobacillus sp. LMS39.
CTAATGTTGCATCGTCCGCAATTCCATTAACTGTAAGTCCGTAATATTGTTGAAAATCACGGACAACTCGTTCAGTAACATCTCCAAAAAGAGGTGTAGGATTATTGGAAACAGGGAAACCTAACTTTGCCAAATTGATTTTTAACGTGACAACATCATCACGATAAACACCATTTTGCATTGGGATTGAGGTTAGTTCAGATAAAGTTGTTAACGTCACTTCATCTGCAATTCCGTTCACAACAAGATCATACTCTTCTTGAAATTCTCGAACAGCACTTTCTGTTTGACTTCCATATAACGCCGTAGGATTATTAGAAATATGGAAACCGATAGCTCCTAAATCCTCTTTTAATTGAATTGTCTCTTCATGACGTTCTCCATTTTGAAAAGGACTAGAAAGAATTTCAGCAATTTTGGCTAAAGTGACTTCGTCTGCAATTCCATTAATTCTTAAGCCATAATACTCTTGGAACTCTCTAACCTTTGCATCCGTTGTTGTACCATATAACGATGTAGGAGTTGGTGAAATATGAAAGCCGATAGTTGCTAAATCAACTTTCAATTGGATAGCATCATCATGTCTTTGACCGTTTCGTAACGGGCTTGACAGTACTTCCTCAATTTTAGCCAGTGTCATTTCATTAGCTTCACCATTTACCGGAAGAGAAAAGTAACGTTGAAACTCTTCAACTTCAGCCTTAGTGTTTGGTCCAAAAATTCCATCAAGTTCTTTCCCGATCATGAATCCTAATGTAAAAAGATCCTGTTGTAACTTTACTACTTGCTCACCTTCGTCACCTTGTTTCAATACTGTATTCTCAGGCTCAGAAGATAAAACTTCAACCATTTCATCATCAGTATCAACATCATCGTTATCGTCTTTTTCTTCTTCTATTTCTTCTTCAGTCGCTGCGATTTCGTCTTTTCTGGCATTTACATCGTCTTTGTTACTAGAATCGTTGTTCCCATCTTTATCATTATTGCTGTTTGATTCATCGTTACTTTCAATTTCTTCGTCCTCTTTATTACTTTTCAACTCGTCAGTTCCTTCTAATTCTTGTGGACTTGACTCTGTTGCTGCAGTAATTGTGTAAGGAACAAAATTTAAGAAAGTAACACTAGCAACAAACACGATGAACGTTTTTCTTATGGTCATTAGTGATTTCTTCCTCCCCATCCTATCATTCTATTGTAGTAGGCCTATAGTTTCTATGTTTGATCATTCTTATCGTCAAATTTAGACAACACCTCCTGATAAAATCTATAAAATTATTAAACAAGTAGAATTGACATTACATCTATCAACCATAAAAACTACTTGTTAAATTGTATTATTTTTATTGCAGATGCGTTTAAAAATGAATCATTTATAACTATACAAGATTTCCTTTTGAATGAAAACTAAAAAATAGGATATGGGATTAACTGGCTTCATAGAGAGAATTGAAAATTGGGATTGTTATGCATGTTTGGGGAATATTTAATTTTTTTGTCGATAAAAAATAGGAAAATATTCCTATTACCACTACAAAAACAAACTGCCTCTAACGAGTAGAGACAGTTTATTTTCAATATTTTTCTTCATCATTCAAATCGTTTAAAATCAAGCTCATTTATCTGACGTTAATAAATTCAAACTTGCCAAAGGCTACCACCAGTTAATATGTTATTAACCTAATAAGTTTTCATGATTGGTATGAATATACTACCCTTACGAATGACTACTGCCAAAAGACTTCTTAAAGAAATTTCCTATTTCTCTAAGAAAAGAAGTGTATTTCCATGAGTGGCTTTGTTCAATTTTAGAGATTATATTCGTCAACCGTCTCTTTTCTTTTTCCATTCTTCTCACTTCTTTTTCCATCTTTCGTAAAGTAGCCTCAACCGAACGCAAACTGGATGGATTATACCCTTCTGTTATTTCAAAACCAATTTTAACTGGATTTTTCCAAGATTCTTCATGAATCTCTTTCACCTTTGCTTTAGGCGACTGAATCATCAATTCTTTAAAATAAGCGACTTCTTCTTTATCTGATCCAGCAATAACAACTTCAATTTCACCATTCATTAAATTGTTAATGTATCCGTGAAGGCCACGATTTATCGCTTCTTTCTTTATCCATTGATGAAAGCTTACCTTCTGGACATTCCCCGATAAAGTGTAACATTTCCCATAAACTTTACCCATTGGTGCTGGACTTACTTGAACTTCTACGGCTGTTCTATTTTGTAAAGGTTCTAATACAGTATTAAAATCAAAGTAAACATTCGACTTTTCCGTACTAACCCCTATTGTTTCTGGAAAGTAGTAATCAATAATTGCCCCAGGTATATCTCTTGAACGACCTTTCATCGGGAATAAAATTCCACCAATTTGAGCGGTCGGATTAAGTTCAATAACTACCGCAGAAGTCTCAATTGGTTTATTCAAATCAACGATGATGTCGACTCCCCCATGATAAAGACCAGGAACTGCTTGAATTGCATTAATAGCAATTTCTTTAATTTTTTCCGGTAATTCATCTGTAACATCAACCGGATCTCCACCAGCGGATACATTTGTTTTTTCCCGAAGAAGAATTTTCTCACCTTTCTTCGGAATATCTTGCAATGAATATCCTGCAGCTTCTACAAATTCAATAACTTCTCTGTCAATTTCAATAAGGCAACTGAATAAACGAGCATTTTTTCTACGTTGCTGATTTTTTAGTTCAATTAATTCCTCTATTGTGTGAATACCATCAGCCACAATATTAGCTGGTAGCCGATTATACGCGGCAATCACTTGATTTTCAATTACATATACACGATATTCCTCACCAGGTACAAAACGTTCTACTATCACATCTGAATACCCTAAATCTTGCCGCACATAAACTAAGGCTTTTTTTAAAGCTTGTAAGTCCTTAATATTTGTGACAACACCATTCCCTAAGCTTCCATTTGTTGGCTTTAATACAACTGGAAATATAATCGTTGCTGCATATTGTAAAATGGATTCATCAGTATCCTCTTCAGTGAATTTTTCACCCTCAGGAACAGGAACACCTGCTTTTGAAAGCCAATATTTTGTTTCATCTTTATCTGCACCAATTTCTACGGCTTCCTTTGTTACTTTATCTCCTCTTGTCCGAAAAAAGTAATGAGTACGTTCTTTTGAACTAAGGGAATATAGTCGAC
It contains:
- a CDS encoding acylphosphatase; the encoded protein is MDDNQIITLPHLTNEIVVGARKTKLCAYSVALEGWRRGLTLKWYTIDSEKFDDMITFGVNPPGRLYSLSSKERTHYFFRTRGDKVTKEAVEIGADKDETKYWLSKAGVPVPEGEKFTEEDTDESILQYAATIIFPVVLKPTNGSLGNGVVTNIKDLQALKKALVYVRQDLGYSDVIVERFVPGEEYRVYVIENQVIAAYNRLPANIVADGIHTIEELIELKNQQRRKNARLFSCLIEIDREVIEFVEAAGYSLQDIPKKGEKILLREKTNVSAGGDPVDVTDELPEKIKEIAINAIQAVPGLYHGGVDIIVDLNKPIETSAVVIELNPTAQIGGILFPMKGRSRDIPGAIIDYYFPETIGVSTEKSNVYFDFNTVLEPLQNRTAVEVQVSPAPMGKVYGKCYTLSGNVQKVSFHQWIKKEAINRGLHGYINNLMNGEIEVVIAGSDKEEVAYFKELMIQSPKAKVKEIHEESWKNPVKIGFEITEGYNPSSLRSVEATLRKMEKEVRRMEKEKRRLTNIISKIEQSHSWKYTSFLREIGNFFKKSFGSSHS